From a region of the SAR324 cluster bacterium genome:
- a CDS encoding aldehyde dehydrogenase family protein has product LSFLSILLPSLAAGNRSIVIPSPSYPLIANDLIQIMETSDIPAGAVNLISGNPAEMIQTLAAHEDLNGIWVFGTEEEVCQAKRLSTSNLKRVWSNEGQVVDWYSPAAQGREWLRQASQSKNIWIPFGE; this is encoded by the coding sequence TCTCTCCTTCCTATCCATACTTTTGCCATCCTTAGCTGCTGGCAATCGCTCGATCGTCATCCCTTCTCCCTCCTATCCGCTCATTGCCAATGATTTGATTCAAATCATGGAGACTTCCGATATACCAGCGGGAGCAGTCAATCTAATCAGCGGCAATCCGGCTGAAATGATTCAGACGCTTGCAGCTCACGAAGATCTGAATGGAATTTGGGTCTTTGGTACTGAAGAGGAGGTTTGTCAGGCTAAACGCCTAAGTACGAGCAATCTCAAACGGGTTTGGAGTAATGAGGGACAGGTCGTTGACTGGTATTCTCCAGCAGCCCAGGGGAGAGAGTGGCTACGACAAGCTTCTCAGAGCAAAAACATTTGGATTCCATTTGGTGAGTAG